The following coding sequences are from one Streptomyces sp. NBC_01485 window:
- a CDS encoding protein meaA yields MTERQPAEGKREKDRPWLMRTYAGHSTAEASNELYRRNLAKGQTGLSVAFDLPTQTGYDSDHILARGEVGRVGVPVAHVGDMRRLFQDIPLEQMNTSMTINATAMWLLALYQVVAEEQGADVTQLQGTTQNDIVKEYLSRGTHVFPPGPSLRLTTDMITYTVSHLPKWNPINICSYHLQEAGATPVQEIAYAMSTAIAVLDAVRDSGQVPAERFGDVVARISFFVNAGVRFVEEMCKMRAFGRIWDRITRERYGIENPKQRRFRYGVQVNSLGLTEAQPENNVQRIVLEMLAVTLSKDARARAVQLPAWNEALGLPRPWDQQWSLRIQQVLAHESDLLEYEDIFEGSHVIEAKVATLVEESFAEIERIQEMGGAMAAVESGYLKSQLVSSHAERRARIESGQDKIIGVNIFETTEPNPLTADLDTAIQTVDPAVEARVIASLQHWRDTRYQPPFNHPRPCKALEKLKEAAKGTANLMEATLECARAGVTTGEWSGALREVFGEFRAPTGVSSAPVAVPAEEGSAMADVRRKVDVTARDMGVGKLRFLVGKPGLDGHSNGAEQIAVRARDAGFEVVYQGIRLTPEQIVDAALEEDVHAVGLSILSGSHAQLVPDVLDRLRVAGATDIPVIAGGIIPHGDAEQLRAAGVAAVFTPKDFDITGIIGRIVDEIRKANKLDPLEVPA; encoded by the coding sequence ATGACTGAGCGTCAGCCCGCCGAAGGCAAGCGGGAGAAGGACCGGCCGTGGCTCATGCGCACGTACGCCGGTCACTCCACGGCCGAGGCGTCCAACGAGCTGTACCGGCGCAACCTCGCCAAGGGCCAGACCGGCCTGTCGGTCGCGTTCGACCTGCCGACGCAGACCGGCTACGACTCCGACCACATCCTCGCCCGCGGCGAGGTCGGCCGGGTCGGCGTGCCGGTGGCCCACGTCGGTGACATGCGCCGGCTGTTCCAGGACATCCCCCTGGAGCAGATGAACACCTCGATGACGATCAACGCCACCGCCATGTGGCTGCTGGCGCTCTACCAGGTCGTCGCGGAGGAGCAGGGCGCCGACGTCACCCAGCTCCAGGGCACGACCCAGAACGACATAGTCAAGGAGTACCTGTCCCGGGGCACGCACGTGTTCCCGCCGGGGCCGTCGCTCCGGCTGACCACGGACATGATCACGTACACGGTCTCCCACCTCCCCAAGTGGAACCCGATCAACATCTGCAGCTACCACCTGCAGGAGGCGGGCGCCACGCCGGTCCAGGAGATCGCGTACGCCATGTCGACGGCGATCGCCGTGCTGGACGCCGTCCGGGACTCGGGGCAGGTGCCGGCCGAGAGGTTCGGCGACGTCGTCGCCCGGATCTCCTTCTTCGTGAACGCGGGCGTCCGCTTCGTCGAGGAGATGTGCAAGATGCGCGCCTTCGGCCGCATCTGGGACCGGATCACCCGCGAGCGCTACGGCATCGAGAACCCCAAGCAGCGCCGCTTCCGCTACGGCGTCCAGGTCAACTCCCTGGGCCTGACCGAGGCGCAGCCGGAGAACAACGTCCAGCGGATCGTGCTGGAGATGCTCGCCGTGACGCTGTCGAAGGACGCACGCGCGCGTGCCGTGCAGCTCCCTGCCTGGAACGAGGCCCTCGGCCTGCCCCGCCCCTGGGACCAGCAGTGGTCGCTGCGCATCCAGCAGGTCCTCGCCCACGAGAGCGACCTGCTGGAGTACGAGGACATATTCGAGGGCTCGCACGTCATCGAGGCGAAGGTCGCGACACTGGTCGAGGAGTCCTTCGCGGAGATCGAGCGGATCCAGGAGATGGGCGGCGCGATGGCCGCCGTCGAGTCGGGCTACCTCAAGTCGCAGCTCGTCTCCTCGCACGCCGAGCGCCGGGCTCGTATCGAATCCGGTCAGGACAAGATCATCGGCGTCAACATCTTCGAGACGACCGAGCCCAATCCCCTGACCGCGGATCTCGACACGGCGATCCAGACCGTCGATCCGGCGGTCGAGGCCCGGGTCATCGCCTCCCTCCAGCACTGGCGCGACACCCGCTACCAGCCGCCCTTCAACCACCCGCGCCCGTGCAAGGCGCTGGAGAAGCTGAAGGAGGCCGCCAAGGGCACCGCCAACCTCATGGAGGCCACCCTGGAGTGCGCCCGCGCCGGGGTCACGACCGGCGAGTGGTCCGGCGCGCTGCGCGAGGTGTTCGGCGAGTTCCGGGCGCCGACCGGGGTCTCCTCGGCGCCGGTCGCGGTCCCCGCGGAGGAGGGCTCGGCCATGGCCGACGTCCGCCGCAAGGTCGATGTGACGGCGCGGGACATGGGCGTCGGCAAGCTGCGCTTCCTGGTCGGCAAGCCGGGGCTGGACGGGCACTCCAACGGCGCCGAGCAGATCGCCGTACGCGCGCGTGACGCCGGGTTCGAGGTGGTCTACCAGGGTATCCGGCTGACGCCCGAGCAGATCGTGGACGCCGCGCTGGAGGAGGACGTCCACGCGGTGGGCCTGTCCATCCTGTCCGGCTCGCACGCCCAACTGGTGCCGGACGTGCTGGATCGGCTGCGTGTGGCCGGTGCCACAGATATTCCGGTGATCGCCGGTGGCATCATCCCCCATGGTGACGCGGAGCAGCTCAGGGCCGCCGGCGTCGCCGCCGTCTTCACCCCGAAGGACTTCGACATCACCGGAATCATCGGCCGCATCGTCGACGAGATCCGGAAAGCGAACAAGCTCGACCCCCTGGAGGTCCCCGCATGA
- the ccrA gene encoding crotonyl-CoA carboxylase/reductase, translating to MTIQAILDAIQSPDSTPDDFAALPLPESYRAITVHKDETDMFAGLETRDKDPRKSIHLDDVPVPELGPGEALVAVMASSVNYNSVWTSIFEPMATFGFLERYGRLSELTKRHDLPYHIIGSDLAGVVLRTGPGVNAWKPGDEVVAHCLSVELESSDGHNDTMLDPEQRIWGFETNFGGLAEIALVKSNQLMPKPGHLSWEEAAAPGLVNSTAYRQLVSRNGAGMKQGDNVLIWGASGGLGSYATQFALAGGANPICVVSSPQKAEICRAMGAEAIIDRTAEDYRFWQDEHHQDPREWKRFGKRIRELTGGEDVDIVFEHPGRETFGASVYVTRKGGTIVTCASTSGFNHEYDNRYLWMSLKRIIGSHFANYREAWEANRLVAKGKIHPTLSKVYSLEETGQAAYDVHRNLHQGKVGVLALAPQEGLGVRDEEKRARHIDAINRFRNI from the coding sequence GTGACCATTCAGGCAATCCTGGACGCGATCCAGTCGCCGGACTCGACACCGGACGACTTCGCCGCTCTGCCGCTCCCCGAGTCCTACCGCGCGATCACCGTGCACAAGGACGAGACGGACATGTTCGCGGGCCTCGAGACCCGCGACAAGGACCCCCGCAAGTCGATCCACCTGGACGACGTCCCGGTGCCCGAACTCGGGCCCGGTGAGGCCCTGGTGGCCGTGATGGCCTCCTCGGTCAACTACAACTCCGTGTGGACCTCGATCTTCGAGCCGATGGCGACCTTCGGCTTCCTGGAGCGCTACGGCAGGCTCAGCGAGCTGACCAAGCGGCACGACCTGCCGTACCACATCATCGGCTCCGACCTCGCGGGCGTCGTCCTGCGCACCGGCCCGGGCGTGAACGCCTGGAAGCCGGGCGACGAGGTCGTCGCGCACTGCCTGTCCGTCGAGCTGGAGTCCTCCGACGGCCACAACGACACGATGCTCGACCCCGAGCAGCGCATCTGGGGCTTCGAGACCAACTTCGGCGGCCTCGCCGAGATCGCGCTCGTCAAGTCCAACCAGCTGATGCCGAAGCCGGGTCACCTGTCGTGGGAGGAGGCGGCGGCCCCCGGGCTCGTCAACTCCACCGCCTACCGGCAGTTGGTCTCCCGCAACGGCGCCGGCATGAAGCAGGGCGACAACGTCCTGATCTGGGGCGCGAGCGGCGGACTCGGCAGCTACGCCACGCAGTTCGCGCTGGCCGGCGGCGCCAACCCCATCTGCGTCGTCTCCTCGCCGCAGAAGGCGGAGATCTGCCGGGCCATGGGCGCCGAGGCGATCATCGACCGCACCGCCGAGGACTACCGGTTCTGGCAGGACGAGCACCACCAGGACCCGCGCGAGTGGAAACGTTTCGGCAAGCGCATCCGGGAACTCACCGGCGGCGAGGACGTCGACATCGTCTTCGAGCACCCCGGCCGCGAGACGTTCGGCGCGAGCGTGTACGTCACCCGCAAGGGCGGCACGATCGTCACCTGCGCCTCGACCTCCGGCTTCAACCACGAGTACGACAACCGCTACCTGTGGATGTCCCTGAAGCGGATCATCGGCTCGCACTTCGCCAACTACCGTGAGGCCTGGGAGGCCAACCGGCTGGTCGCGAAGGGCAAGATCCACCCGACGCTGTCGAAGGTCTACTCCCTGGAGGAGACCGGCCAGGCCGCCTACGACGTGCACCGCAACCTCCACCAGGGCAAGGTCGGCGTCCTCGCGCTGGCCCCCCAGGAGGGTCTCGGTGTGCGCGACGAGGAAAAGCGCGCCCGGCACATCGACGCCATCAACCGCTTCCGCAACATCTGA